One stretch of Rosistilla oblonga DNA includes these proteins:
- a CDS encoding FmdB family zinc ribbon protein, producing MPIYEYQCEGCGHAVEVLLRRFDEQPECPDCGGTKLDKLMSVPASPSTGSGGQLPVAGSGEACGAPRCCGGGCQM from the coding sequence ATGCCGATCTACGAATATCAATGCGAAGGCTGCGGACACGCGGTCGAAGTGCTGCTGCGTCGCTTCGATGAACAACCCGAATGCCCCGACTGTGGCGGAACCAAGCTGGACAAACTGATGAGCGTTCCCGCGTCGCCATCGACTGGCAGCGGCGGACAATTGCCCGTCGCCGGTTCGGGCGAAGCGTGTGGTGCGCCGCGTTGCTGCGGCGGCGGTTGCCAGATGTAG